Proteins from a genomic interval of Meiothermus sp.:
- the ndk gene encoding nucleoside-diphosphate kinase, with amino-acid sequence MERTYIMVKPDGVRRGLTGEIINRIERKGFKIVAMKKMVISRETAETHYGEHRGKPFFEGLVNFITSGPVVAMVVEGPGAIAEMRRLMGATRPWEAAPGTIRADFATTVDENIIHGSDSPESAQREIGIFFKPEEIIG; translated from the coding sequence ATGGAACGCACCTACATCATGGTCAAACCCGATGGCGTGCGCCGGGGCCTCACCGGCGAGATTATCAACCGCATCGAGCGCAAGGGCTTCAAGATTGTGGCGATGAAGAAGATGGTCATATCCCGCGAGACCGCCGAGACCCACTACGGCGAGCACAGGGGCAAACCCTTCTTCGAGGGGCTTGTCAACTTCATCACCAGCGGCCCGGTGGTGGCGATGGTGGTGGAGGGGCCGGGGGCCATCGCCGAGATGCGCCGCCTGATGGGGGCCACCCGCCCCTGGGAAGCTGCTCCCGGCACCATCCGCGCCGACTTTGCCACCACCGTGGACGAGAACATCATCCACGGCTCGGACAGCCCCGAGAGCGCCCAGCGCGAGATTGGTATTTTCTTCAAGCCCGAAGAGATTATTGGTTAG
- the uvrB gene encoding excinuclease ABC subunit UvrB, with amino-acid sequence MMFRYQGPEPKGDQPQAIAALTEALRDGERFVTLLGATGTGKTVTMAKVIEALQRPALVMAPNKVLAAQLAAEFRELFPENAVEFFISYYDYYQPEAYVPGRDLYIEKDASINPEIERLRHSTTRSLLTRRDVIVVASVSAIYGLGSPEDYKNMSLVVEVGQDCPRERLIERLVDLQYERGDLQLEAGRFRARGEVLEVWPAYEQEPIRIELFGDTIDRVTVVHPVTGERLKDLPGFVLLGATHYATPEWRLKEAIPEIRRELEERLKVFEAEGKLLEAQRLKERTLYDLEMLEVMGTCPGIENYSRFLSGKAPGEPPYTLLDYFPEDYLVLLDESHVSVPQLRGMYNGDYMRKKTLVDYGFRLPSALDNRPLKFNEFLERVGQVVFVSATPGPYELEVSGRVVEQIIRPTGLLDPRVTVKPTTGQIEDLMGAIRTRAARGERTLVTVLTVRMAEELTAYLVEHGVRARYLHHELDAFERQALLRDLRLGYFDALVGINLLREGLDLPEVSLVAIMDADKQGFLRSERSLIQTIGRAARNVGGEVFLYADTVSDAMKAAIDETNRRRALQEAYNLEHGITPATIQKSVRKLVKPEDYEAEAAEAVLDDPALLQSLLEQLETEMWAASEALDFEKAASLRDQMRSLEARIKGLPEPTTAGKNKRRRRR; translated from the coding sequence CTGATGTTCCGCTACCAAGGCCCCGAACCCAAAGGCGACCAGCCCCAGGCCATTGCCGCCCTCACCGAAGCCCTGCGCGATGGCGAGCGCTTTGTCACCCTCCTGGGCGCGACCGGCACGGGCAAGACCGTGACCATGGCCAAGGTGATCGAAGCGTTGCAGCGCCCGGCCCTGGTCATGGCCCCCAACAAGGTGCTGGCCGCGCAACTGGCCGCTGAGTTCCGCGAGCTGTTCCCGGAAAACGCGGTGGAGTTTTTTATCAGCTACTACGACTACTACCAGCCCGAGGCCTACGTGCCGGGGCGCGACCTGTACATCGAGAAAGACGCCAGCATCAACCCCGAGATCGAGCGGCTGCGCCACTCCACCACCCGCAGCCTGCTCACCCGGCGCGACGTGATTGTGGTGGCCTCGGTCTCGGCCATCTACGGCCTGGGCAGCCCCGAGGACTACAAGAACATGAGCCTGGTGGTGGAGGTGGGGCAGGACTGCCCCCGCGAGCGCCTGATTGAGCGGCTGGTGGACTTGCAGTACGAGCGGGGCGATCTGCAGCTCGAGGCCGGGCGTTTCAGGGCCCGGGGCGAGGTGCTCGAGGTCTGGCCGGCCTACGAGCAGGAGCCCATCCGCATCGAGCTGTTCGGCGACACCATCGACCGGGTGACGGTGGTGCATCCGGTGACGGGCGAACGCCTTAAAGATCTGCCGGGCTTTGTGCTGCTGGGGGCCACCCATTACGCCACCCCGGAGTGGCGGCTCAAGGAGGCCATCCCAGAGATTCGGCGGGAGCTGGAGGAGCGGCTCAAGGTGTTCGAGGCCGAGGGCAAGCTGCTGGAGGCCCAGCGGCTCAAGGAGCGCACCCTCTACGACCTGGAGATGCTCGAGGTGATGGGCACCTGCCCCGGCATCGAGAACTACAGCCGGTTTTTATCGGGCAAGGCCCCCGGCGAGCCGCCCTACACCCTGCTCGACTACTTCCCCGAGGACTACCTGGTGCTCCTGGACGAGTCCCACGTGAGCGTGCCCCAGCTTCGGGGGATGTATAACGGCGACTACATGCGCAAGAAAACCCTGGTGGACTACGGCTTCCGCCTGCCCAGCGCCCTGGACAACCGCCCCCTCAAGTTCAACGAGTTTCTGGAGCGGGTGGGGCAGGTGGTGTTTGTCTCGGCCACACCGGGGCCCTACGAGCTCGAGGTCTCGGGCCGGGTGGTGGAGCAGATCATCCGCCCCACCGGCCTATTAGACCCCAGGGTGACGGTCAAACCCACCACCGGCCAGATCGAAGACCTGATGGGGGCCATCCGCACCCGCGCGGCGCGGGGCGAGCGCACCCTGGTCACGGTGCTGACGGTGCGCATGGCCGAGGAACTCACGGCCTACCTGGTGGAGCACGGCGTGCGGGCCCGCTACCTGCACCACGAACTCGACGCCTTCGAGCGCCAGGCCCTGCTGCGCGACCTGCGGCTGGGCTACTTTGACGCCCTGGTGGGCATCAACCTGCTGCGCGAGGGCCTCGACCTGCCCGAGGTCTCGCTGGTGGCCATCATGGACGCCGACAAGCAGGGCTTCCTGCGCTCCGAACGCTCCCTCATCCAGACCATCGGGCGGGCCGCCCGCAACGTGGGGGGCGAGGTGTTCCTCTACGCCGACACCGTGTCAGACGCTATGAAGGCCGCCATTGACGAGACCAACCGCCGCCGGGCCCTGCAGGAGGCCTACAACCTCGAGCACGGCATCACCCCCGCCACCATCCAGAAGTCGGTGCGCAAGCTGGTCAAGCCCGAGGACTACGAGGCCGAGGCCGCCGAGGCAGTGCTGGACGACCCTGCGCTTTTGCAAAGCCTGCTGGAGCAGCTCGAGACCGAGATGTGGGCAGCCTCCGAGGCCCTCGACTTCGAGAAGGCCGCCAGCCTGCGCGACCAGATGCGGAGCCTCGAGGCCCGCATCAAGGGCCTGCCCGAACCCACTACCGCTGGGAAGAATAAACGCCGGCGCCGACGCTAA
- a CDS encoding type II toxin-antitoxin system VapC family toxin: MAGVKLLLDTHTLLWALYEPHKLPTRTRQLLEDPKNTRLVSTASLWEIAIKHKLGRLALGGDFLQHYRAYLRVFLAEELCIEGAHVLLAPQLPTDHKDPFDRILAAQSQVEAALLLTNDPKIRGFGVETFW; the protein is encoded by the coding sequence GTGGCAGGGGTGAAGCTGCTGCTGGACACCCACACCCTGCTCTGGGCCCTGTACGAACCGCACAAGCTGCCCACCCGCACCCGGCAGTTGCTCGAGGATCCCAAAAACACCCGCCTGGTGAGCACGGCCTCGCTGTGGGAGATCGCCATCAAGCATAAGCTGGGAAGGCTGGCCCTGGGTGGGGATTTCCTGCAACACTACCGGGCCTACCTACGCGTATTTCTGGCGGAGGAACTCTGCATCGAGGGGGCGCACGTGCTGCTCGCCCCCCAACTACCCACCGATCACAAAGACCCTTTCGACCGCATCTTGGCGGCCCAAAGCCAGGTGGAAGCAGCCCTGCTGCTGACCAACGACCCCAAGATAAGGGGCTTTGGGGTGGAGACCTTCTGGTAA
- a CDS encoding type II toxin-antitoxin system Phd/YefM family antitoxin codes for MKIVTVHQAKQRFSELLERAHAGEEVVVSKYGKPYAKLVPLEPVDKVPLGFLKGTVEDAFFEPLPEEELAPWQG; via the coding sequence GTGAAGATCGTTACCGTGCACCAGGCCAAGCAGCGCTTTTCTGAGCTGCTCGAGCGCGCCCATGCGGGGGAGGAGGTGGTGGTCTCGAAGTATGGCAAGCCCTACGCCAAACTGGTGCCCCTGGAGCCGGTGGACAAGGTGCCGCTGGGCTTCTTGAAGGGCACCGTGGAGGATGCCTTCTTTGAGCCGCTGCCCGAGGAGGAGCTGGCGCCGTGGCAGGGGTGA
- a CDS encoding ribbon-helix-helix protein, CopG family: MKRTTIYLDPELELLLKLEARRSKKPVAEIIREVLRKGITAKRPRSRHVGAFDSGHTTDAERFEEVLDELGFGDPENS; the protein is encoded by the coding sequence ATGAAGCGAACCACCATTTACCTGGATCCCGAACTCGAGCTGCTGCTCAAGCTCGAGGCCCGGCGTTCAAAAAAGCCCGTGGCCGAGATTATCCGCGAGGTGCTGCGCAAGGGTATCACAGCAAAACGCCCGCGCTCTCGGCACGTCGGCGCGTTTGATAGCGGCCATACCACCGACGCTGAGCGTTTTGAAGAAGTGCTGGACGAGCTGGGGTTTGGTGATCCGGAGAACAGTTAA
- a CDS encoding type II toxin-antitoxin system VapC family toxin, whose protein sequence is MLLDSGILIAYYNRRDEWHQAAARLLDAKEILLLPAPVIPEVDYLLGKRMGLAAQMALYEDIGSQVYQVVDLSEAGYQRVFELYQQYQSLRLGFVDAAVIAIAEELGIGQIATLDRRHFGAVEARIKLELLP, encoded by the coding sequence ATGCTCCTGGATAGCGGAATCCTTATCGCTTATTACAACCGCCGCGATGAGTGGCATCAGGCGGCAGCCCGTCTCTTGGATGCAAAAGAAATACTGTTGCTGCCAGCCCCGGTCATCCCCGAAGTAGATTATCTGCTTGGTAAGCGCATGGGCCTGGCCGCTCAGATGGCACTCTACGAGGATATCGGGTCGCAGGTCTACCAGGTGGTCGATCTATCCGAAGCCGGATACCAGCGGGTTTTTGAGCTCTACCAGCAGTACCAGAGCCTCCGCCTGGGTTTCGTGGATGCTGCTGTTATTGCCATAGCCGAGGAGCTGGGCATCGGGCAGATTGCCACCCTCGACCGCCGGCATTTTGGGGCGGTGGAGGCCCGAATCAAGCTCGAGCTGCTGCCCTGA
- a CDS encoding S-layer homology domain-containing protein, with protein MKKKLVVYLAGLLTVLGLGFGQAQFSDVPAGHWAKEAVERIAACGLITGFPDGTYRGNTNLTRYQAALIFQRLLTELQQGGECVKGQGGMSEEDMTAIRNAVQELAAELAALGVRVSALEDNAASKDDIARLEAAIEELKAMKAEPAGMDEAALADLADRVEAASVAADTALAQAQVLAERLDGVEGDVAALKTQVEADADSIRALNELAVLLNQDVLSLQDRVTALEKQLGDVDFEGFANREDVSAIQEFATALRSDLVRLSDRVSALDTRVGALDQRVATLESNAFTISGSLGLTYQVKRAWGAGDIFDIDRLYTSNFSTGDSDGDGLTVDEVDMGQVEEGKTTASLSVKFSFKDRTAVSDPGKLNTYPGLVNFSINASVTNPVAGTSYPALNLTVNTISTTLKVADGQALTFTFGQSVKNKFTEYVFDNDAVSRGHGFVANAPFLLGGTTTVVYGSKGANDGDNTYFRAIRSTFGVGPINVGASFAQEGLDQQAGGGVESPARTAYGIDLKTSLGPINLIGEYFGTADNIAAPNPAVSGTGFYIRADAGVGPLTLSGNYRNIGAAITAANMLSGDANFTAGSSNNAAPFANDQTGFGITAGATLGIFKLNGYLQNYTYGGASKAAGSYSALGATATFGLGPITLEGFYKNASSGGVDQNTVPDEKPGTGTYPSNWGVKVTAALALGAANVNATGFYTNNYVAGTTSLGAYGDVNLDLGAAKVKAIGRYNDSASTVTTKFGVQVSTQPLLFGASLMAEGATRTTGTTNETVYALGVKLANFLFANSSFEVKYGAYDATNVASVLVGSTSKAFDPSVNDIYSTSGTNTGGVKGLYFTWTYWDLVFSYADLDVVNNGNATHGQGFKIAYKVNF; from the coding sequence ATGAAGAAGAAGCTAGTAGTTTACTTGGCTGGGTTGCTGACCGTGCTCGGTCTAGGCTTCGGTCAGGCGCAGTTCTCCGACGTACCCGCCGGACACTGGGCCAAAGAAGCTGTCGAGCGCATCGCGGCCTGCGGTCTTATCACGGGCTTCCCCGATGGAACCTACCGTGGTAACACCAACCTGACCCGCTACCAGGCTGCCCTGATCTTCCAGCGCTTGCTTACCGAGCTACAGCAGGGTGGCGAGTGCGTGAAGGGTCAAGGCGGCATGAGCGAAGAGGATATGACCGCCATCCGCAACGCGGTGCAGGAGCTGGCCGCCGAGCTGGCCGCCTTGGGCGTGCGCGTATCGGCCCTGGAAGACAACGCCGCTTCCAAGGACGACATCGCCCGCCTCGAGGCCGCCATCGAGGAACTCAAGGCCATGAAGGCTGAGCCCGCTGGTATGGACGAAGCCGCCCTGGCCGACCTGGCCGACCGCGTGGAAGCCGCCAGCGTGGCTGCCGACACCGCCCTGGCCCAGGCCCAGGTGCTGGCCGAGCGCCTCGATGGCGTCGAAGGCGATGTGGCCGCCCTCAAGACCCAGGTGGAAGCCGATGCCGACAGCATCCGCGCCCTCAACGAGCTGGCCGTTCTGCTGAACCAGGACGTGCTCAGCCTGCAAGACCGGGTGACCGCCCTCGAGAAGCAACTGGGCGACGTGGACTTTGAAGGTTTTGCCAACCGCGAAGACGTGAGCGCCATCCAGGAGTTCGCCACTGCCCTGCGCAGCGACCTGGTGCGTCTGTCCGACCGGGTGAGCGCTCTGGATACCCGCGTGGGGGCCCTGGATCAGCGCGTAGCTACCCTGGAGTCCAATGCCTTCACCATCTCGGGTAGCCTGGGCCTGACCTACCAGGTCAAGCGCGCCTGGGGTGCTGGCGATATATTCGACATCGATCGTCTGTACACCAGCAACTTCTCCACCGGCGACAGCGATGGGGACGGCCTGACGGTTGACGAAGTAGATATGGGCCAGGTGGAGGAAGGCAAGACCACCGCTAGCCTGTCGGTGAAGTTTAGCTTCAAAGACCGCACGGCGGTATCCGACCCGGGCAAGCTCAACACCTACCCCGGCCTAGTCAACTTCAGCATCAACGCCTCAGTTACTAACCCGGTTGCTGGCACGTCCTATCCTGCCCTAAACCTTACGGTGAACACAATCTCCACCACGCTGAAGGTTGCCGACGGCCAGGCCCTGACCTTTACCTTCGGTCAAAGCGTCAAGAATAAGTTCACCGAGTACGTCTTCGACAACGATGCCGTCAGCCGTGGCCACGGATTTGTCGCGAATGCTCCGTTCCTGCTGGGCGGTACCACCACGGTGGTCTACGGCTCTAAAGGCGCCAACGACGGGGACAACACCTACTTCCGCGCGATTCGTTCTACCTTTGGCGTGGGGCCCATCAACGTGGGTGCCTCCTTTGCCCAGGAAGGCCTCGACCAGCAGGCTGGCGGCGGCGTAGAATCCCCCGCCCGCACCGCCTACGGCATCGATCTCAAGACCTCGCTCGGTCCTATCAACCTGATCGGCGAGTACTTCGGCACCGCCGACAACATCGCCGCGCCCAACCCCGCCGTGAGCGGTACTGGTTTCTATATCAGGGCGGATGCCGGGGTGGGCCCCCTCACCCTGAGCGGTAACTACCGCAACATTGGCGCCGCCATCACGGCCGCCAACATGCTCTCGGGCGATGCCAACTTCACCGCCGGATCCAGCAACAACGCTGCTCCCTTCGCCAACGACCAGACCGGCTTCGGTATCACTGCTGGAGCCACCCTGGGTATCTTCAAGCTGAACGGCTACCTCCAGAACTACACCTACGGCGGTGCCAGCAAAGCTGCGGGGAGCTACAGCGCCCTCGGTGCTACCGCCACCTTCGGCCTCGGGCCCATCACCCTCGAGGGCTTCTACAAGAACGCCAGCTCGGGCGGCGTTGATCAAAACACCGTTCCAGACGAAAAGCCCGGCACCGGCACCTATCCCTCCAACTGGGGTGTTAAGGTCACGGCTGCTCTCGCCCTCGGTGCCGCCAACGTCAACGCCACGGGCTTCTACACCAACAACTACGTCGCCGGTACCACCTCGCTCGGGGCTTACGGCGATGTCAACCTCGACCTCGGCGCCGCCAAGGTCAAGGCCATTGGCCGCTACAACGACTCCGCTAGCACTGTAACCACCAAGTTTGGAGTCCAGGTTTCCACCCAGCCCCTGCTCTTTGGTGCCAGCCTCATGGCCGAGGGGGCCACTCGCACCACCGGCACCACCAACGAGACGGTGTACGCCCTTGGCGTGAAGCTTGCGAACTTCCTCTTCGCCAACTCCAGCTTCGAAGTGAAGTACGGCGCTTACGATGCCACGAACGTTGCGTCGGTTCTCGTTGGTTCAACCAGCAAGGCTTTCGACCCCAGCGTCAACGATATCTACAGCACTTCTGGCACCAACACCGGTGGCGTGAAGGGCCTCTACTTCACCTGGACCTACTGGGATCTGGTCTTCAGCTACGCCGACCTCGATGTTGTCAACAACGGCAATGCGACCCACGGTCAGGGCTTCAAGATTGCCTACAAGGTTAACTTCTAA
- the glmS gene encoding glutamine--fructose-6-phosphate transaminase (isomerizing), whose protein sequence is MCGIVGYVGFREASDVILDGLKRLEYRGYDSAGIAVKVNGHLEVIKKAGKLQVLADSLKEHNLSGQFGVGHTRWATHGAPTDPNAHPHTTEKGDIVVIHNGIIENYLPLKEGLIARGHTFTSETDSEVLAHLIEEKYRGDLVEAVRLALAEAYGAYALVVAHQDHEEIVVARTVSPLVIGLGEGENFVASDVPALLPYTRRVIFLHDGDMAVVRRDGVTVTDLAGNPVEREVVTVDWSLEAAEKGGHPHYMLKEIYEQPRVLENTLGGRLHEEEAGVELGLKLEPTRYDKVHIVACGTAYYAAWVGKYLLEALARVPVEIDVASEYRYRDPVVDDKTLAICISQSGETIDTLEAIREAKRKGAGTLGVINAKGSSITREVDDTLYIHAGPEIGVASTKAYIAMLAAMAMLAVWMGRARGTLDEKTAREFLGEMRKLPRLVEETLELRPQVAHIAEKYHQAQDYLFLGRHIQAPTAYEGALKLKEISYIHAEAYPAGEMKHGPIALIDERLPVVVLATQSPFYEKTVSNIQEVRARGGRVIAVATQGDTEVKKFAQDVIYVPQTHHLLAPVVSVVPLQLLAYETAVFLGRDVDQPRNLAKSVTVE, encoded by the coding sequence ATGTGTGGAATCGTGGGATATGTGGGGTTTCGAGAGGCATCGGATGTAATTCTGGATGGGCTCAAGCGTCTGGAGTACCGGGGCTACGACTCGGCGGGCATTGCGGTTAAGGTTAATGGGCACCTCGAGGTGATCAAAAAGGCTGGCAAGCTCCAGGTGCTGGCCGACAGCCTCAAGGAGCATAACCTGAGCGGGCAGTTTGGGGTGGGGCACACCCGCTGGGCCACCCACGGGGCCCCCACCGACCCCAACGCCCATCCCCACACCACCGAGAAGGGCGATATTGTGGTCATTCACAACGGCATCATCGAGAACTACCTGCCCCTCAAGGAAGGTCTGATTGCCCGGGGCCACACCTTCACCTCCGAGACCGACTCGGAGGTGCTGGCGCACCTGATCGAGGAAAAATACCGGGGCGACCTGGTGGAGGCGGTGCGGCTGGCCCTGGCTGAGGCCTACGGGGCCTACGCCCTGGTGGTGGCCCACCAAGACCACGAGGAAATTGTGGTGGCCCGAACCGTGAGCCCGCTGGTGATTGGGCTGGGCGAGGGCGAGAACTTTGTGGCCTCGGACGTACCGGCCCTGCTGCCCTATACCCGCCGGGTGATCTTCCTGCACGACGGCGATATGGCCGTGGTGCGCCGCGATGGGGTTACGGTCACCGACCTGGCCGGCAACCCGGTGGAGCGTGAGGTGGTGACGGTGGACTGGAGCCTCGAGGCCGCCGAAAAAGGCGGGCACCCCCACTACATGCTTAAGGAAATCTATGAGCAGCCCCGGGTGCTGGAGAACACCCTGGGGGGCCGCCTGCACGAGGAAGAAGCCGGGGTAGAACTGGGGCTCAAGCTCGAGCCCACCCGCTACGACAAGGTGCACATCGTGGCCTGTGGCACGGCCTACTACGCGGCCTGGGTGGGCAAGTACCTGCTGGAAGCCCTGGCCCGCGTGCCGGTGGAGATTGACGTAGCCTCCGAGTACCGCTACCGCGACCCGGTGGTGGACGACAAAACCCTGGCCATCTGCATCAGCCAGTCGGGCGAGACCATCGATACCCTGGAGGCCATCCGCGAGGCCAAGCGCAAGGGGGCCGGCACCCTGGGGGTCATCAACGCCAAAGGCAGCAGCATCACCCGCGAGGTGGACGACACCCTCTACATCCACGCCGGGCCGGAGATCGGGGTGGCCTCCACTAAGGCCTACATCGCCATGCTGGCCGCCATGGCTATGCTGGCGGTCTGGATGGGCCGGGCCAGGGGCACGCTGGACGAGAAAACCGCGCGGGAGTTTCTGGGAGAGATGCGCAAACTGCCCCGGCTGGTGGAAGAGACGCTCGAGCTGCGCCCCCAGGTGGCCCACATCGCCGAGAAGTACCACCAGGCCCAGGACTACCTGTTCCTGGGGCGGCATATCCAGGCCCCCACCGCCTACGAAGGGGCCCTCAAGCTCAAGGAGATCAGCTACATCCACGCCGAGGCCTACCCCGCCGGCGAGATGAAGCACGGCCCCATCGCCCTGATCGACGAGCGCCTGCCGGTGGTGGTGCTCGCCACCCAGAGCCCCTTCTACGAGAAAACCGTCTCCAACATCCAGGAGGTGCGGGCCCGGGGCGGGCGGGTGATTGCCGTCGCCACCCAGGGGGACACCGAGGTGAAAAAGTTTGCCCAGGACGTGATTTATGTCCCCCAGACCCACCATCTGCTGGCCCCGGTGGTGAGCGTGGTGCCCCTGCAACTGCTGGCCTACGAGACGGCGGTGTTCTTGGGGCGCGACGTGGATCAGCCCCGCAACCTGGCCAAGAGCGTAACGGTGGAGTAG
- a CDS encoding DUF72 domain-containing protein, with amino-acid sequence MEIYLGTGGYTNEDWVGLLYPLEAKKDQWLSIYARHFNAVELNSSFYNIPGLKAFAGMLKRSEGRVHWAVKIHQSMTHERKASDEDYRRLFESVAPLREAGVLGPFLAQFPQSFHRTPENRRYFAALAQRFADKTLAPGGLAVEFRHTSWDNEEVREAFRKAGLTWVSTDYPPLPGLPKNQLHITSEIAYIRLSGRNKEKWYEGKDQAERHDYRYSEEELRFWVRSLQAALELEPLTQVWFIFNNTTKGHALVNLEMLRKLLEEAGLFP; translated from the coding sequence GTGGAAATCTACCTGGGCACCGGCGGCTACACCAACGAGGACTGGGTGGGTCTTTTATATCCGCTCGAGGCCAAAAAAGACCAGTGGCTCTCGATATACGCCCGCCACTTCAACGCCGTGGAGCTGAACTCCTCGTTCTATAACATTCCCGGCCTCAAAGCCTTCGCCGGGATGCTCAAACGCAGCGAAGGGCGGGTGCACTGGGCGGTCAAGATTCACCAGAGCATGACCCACGAGCGCAAGGCCAGCGACGAGGATTACCGGCGGCTTTTTGAGTCGGTGGCCCCCCTGCGGGAGGCCGGGGTGCTGGGGCCTTTTTTAGCCCAGTTTCCCCAGAGCTTTCACCGCACCCCCGAGAACCGCAGGTATTTTGCGGCGCTGGCCCAGCGTTTCGCCGACAAAACCCTGGCCCCCGGCGGGCTGGCGGTGGAGTTTCGCCACACCTCCTGGGACAACGAGGAAGTGCGCGAAGCCTTCCGCAAAGCGGGCCTGACCTGGGTCAGCACCGACTACCCACCCCTACCCGGCCTGCCCAAAAACCAGCTCCACATCACCAGTGAGATCGCCTACATCAGGCTCTCGGGGCGCAACAAGGAAAAGTGGTACGAAGGCAAAGACCAGGCCGAACGGCACGACTACCGCTACAGCGAGGAGGAGCTGCGCTTCTGGGTGCGATCCCTGCAAGCTGCTTTGGAGCTCGAGCCCCTCACCCAGGTCTGGTTCATCTTCAACAACACCACCAAGGGGCACGCCCTGGTCAATCTGGAGATGCTGAGAAAACTGCTGGAGGAAGCCGGGCTATTCCCCTAG
- a CDS encoding MFS transporter — protein sequence MKPLLLLFLTLFNSILGLSVLFPILGPLSRELGLSEVQVGLFSTGYALMQFILAAYWGRRSEVVGRKPILLMGILGFAASFFLFALFAWLGYQQVLSGWGLFGCLLLSRLLGGAFSSATLPTAQAYLADITPREQRTQNFAILGAAFGLGVIFGPAIGAGLAHFGLLVPVVFSASLALLNALFVWWVLPESRKAQERTPAPSSLSWADPRIRPLLLIGLSINLASIAMEQTVAFLYQDRLGLTPAQTAQTVGLALVIFGIVGVLVQGFWVRVVRWPPRALLGLGLALLLLGYLGLVFAPSFAWLTASLVLLGLGSMATPGLTAAQSLAVSDDEQGVVAGLSSAAQALGRMLGPVVGTSLYGLSPAYPYIFSATLIGLALMFFLARPQLAGQR from the coding sequence GTGAAACCGCTCTTGTTGTTATTCCTTACCCTGTTCAACAGCATTCTGGGCCTGTCGGTTTTGTTTCCCATTCTGGGGCCCCTGTCGCGTGAGCTGGGTTTGAGCGAGGTACAGGTGGGGTTGTTTTCCACCGGCTACGCCCTGATGCAGTTCATCCTAGCTGCCTACTGGGGGCGACGCAGCGAGGTGGTGGGGCGCAAGCCCATCTTGTTGATGGGCATTCTGGGTTTCGCGGCCAGTTTTTTCTTGTTTGCGCTGTTTGCCTGGCTGGGCTACCAGCAGGTGCTTTCGGGCTGGGGTCTGTTTGGATGTCTGCTCCTTTCCAGGCTCTTGGGGGGCGCGTTTTCTTCGGCCACCCTGCCCACTGCCCAGGCCTACCTGGCCGATATCACCCCGCGCGAACAGCGCACCCAGAACTTCGCCATCCTGGGGGCTGCTTTTGGCCTCGGGGTGATTTTTGGCCCGGCCATCGGGGCAGGTTTGGCGCACTTTGGCTTGTTGGTGCCGGTGGTTTTTTCCGCCAGCCTGGCCCTTTTGAATGCCCTGTTTGTATGGTGGGTTCTCCCTGAGTCACGCAAGGCCCAAGAGCGCACCCCAGCCCCCTCGAGCCTCTCCTGGGCCGATCCCCGCATCCGGCCGTTGCTCCTCATTGGCTTGAGCATCAACCTGGCTTCCATCGCCATGGAGCAGACCGTGGCCTTTTTGTACCAGGATCGCCTGGGACTCACCCCAGCCCAGACCGCCCAGACTGTAGGCCTGGCCCTGGTGATTTTTGGCATTGTGGGGGTACTGGTGCAGGGCTTCTGGGTGCGCGTGGTCAGGTGGCCGCCCAGGGCGTTGCTGGGCCTTGGGCTGGCCCTGTTGCTGCTAGGCTACCTGGGCCTGGTGTTCGCGCCAAGCTTCGCTTGGCTCACCGCCTCGCTGGTTTTGCTGGGGCTGGGTTCGATGGCTACCCCAGGGCTCACGGCAGCCCAGTCGCTGGCCGTCTCCGATGACGAACAGGGCGTGGTGGCCGGTCTATCCAGCGCGGCCCAGGCCCTGGGGCGTATGCTGGGGCCGGTGGTGGGCACCTCTTTGTATGGGCTTTCCCCGGCTTATCCCTATATCTTTTCGGCCACGCTGATTGGGCTGGCACTTATGTTTTTCCTGGCCCGGCCCCAGCTAGCCGGTCAGCGCTAG